DNA sequence from the Vanrija pseudolonga chromosome 7, complete sequence genome:
CCGACCCCcgaggcgctcaacgccCTGCAGACGCGGATTTGGGAGCATAGGTCCAAGGGCGGCCCGGcggctgcgctcgctgctgaCCAGCCAGGAGAGGAGAACTCTGGCTCCAAGGTgcgtcgaggtggtgtgCAGTGCTGACACTTGCCAGGGCGTGGAGTACCCCACGCGCTTCTTTGCGCGCGACTATGCGGGTAACAGGCTCGAGTTCAACGTTCACCCGCAGTGATGATGCAGTGATGTGCATAGGCAGACGTGCGGCGTGTGCACTGAGAACAACACATGCCCCGTGTCTACTGACGGCTgaccacgaccacgtcgCTCCACTCCTGCCCCCAGCTCCCAGCAATCGCGACAGCCGTCTtgctccgcgcgcgcagctttGGCCCGACGAAGATGAGTGCcagcggcgcagccgccAGCGCGGTCGAGATGCTCGCGACCAGTGTCGAGGCTTGCGGGTACCCGAGGTGGTTGTACATCACccccgcggcgagcgggagcgTGCCGGCCATGAAGCCGCGCACGAAGCtgtgcgccgcctgcgccgacgacgagtaggTCTCGTACGCGTCGGCAAAGTAGTTtctgcggcgtcagccttGCCTCTCACGGCGACGTACACAACCCCGCAGTACATGATGTACACGCCCCACATGGCGCCGGAGAGGAATATGGCGGGCACGATCCacggcacgctcggcctgcCAGTCCACGCATAAGCGTACATGCACGCCGGGAACAGCAGCCCGCCCGACGCAGACCAGTACAGGCGTACCTCTGGGGTCGCGGCCCCGCTCGCGACCGCGCGGCGGTAGATGCGCTCCTGGTGGAAATTTGACGCAAAGCCCAGcagcccgccgacgagcgtggacagcagcgacaggcCCGTGAGGCCCGCGTTCCACCCGTACTGCCCGAACacggcgagcgtcgcgctgctcccGAGGTAGATGCAGCTCCAGGCGAACCCGATCCACAACGACATGGCCGTCACGATCGGCTCAGTGCAGAGGAAGGTGAGGGGGCGGAGGACTGCCGtgcgggcgaggtgcgcgaggctCTTCGCCTCGAGCTGGTGTGCGCCGACGTGCAGCCGtcccgtcgaggccgtcagccgcgcggccttgcgcgccgcgatcgcctcggcgcgcgtctCGACCATGAACGCATAGTTGAGCACGACGGACACGACGCACGCGAGCGCCTGGATCCCATAGCACCACTGCACGCCGAGCTTCATCGCCACGAAGCCGaacgcggcgccgccgagcgagttgCCAGCGTAGTTGGCCAGCGCCATCATGTTCATCGCTagcccgcgctcgcgcggcgcgtacATGTCTGCGATTGTGCCCCCGACAAGCgcgttgccggcggcgagggcagtgCCTTGGATGAAGCGGGTCACCAGGAGGGCGGGGTACGAGTGTGTCCAGATCTGCGGGATGAACGCGAGGGTGTTGCTGCGGGTGTTAGTGGCGGCTACATGGCAGGGCAGACCTACACAACCATCGCGACGCGGTATACCCCCGCGCGGCCCCACACCTCGCTGAGCGGCGCAAAGACGAGCGAGAATACCGCCATGGGCACCATGTACACCGTCAGACTGAGCGCGTAGGCGGTGCGCGAGACGCCGAACCACGCCATGCCGGACGGCGTCATGACGCCGACTGACGTCGCCATGATCGCCGTTAGGAAGAGGACGTACGCTGCGATGGCGGTATTGAGGGCTTTCTTGGACGGGGAGAAGTTGGCCGGGTGCTGGGTGTTAGgggtggcgctggctgcggcGACCGGCTTACTTCTGGGTCATCGGGGGTGAGGGAGACGACGATGGGCGATGCGTCGACCGCGGCATTAGGTGCCACCGTGTCGACCGCGGGGACGACTTTGGACTCTGTATCTGGGTTTGAGGCGGACATGTCGCTGTACCAGAGATACCAAGATGCTCGTTGTCTGATtaactgctgctgccttgaTAATGTACCACAGAGGAGCCTCAATGACATCAGGGACCATCAAATTCGAGTGCCACAGTCGTTGTCCTGCAGGCACTTGGAGGCACTTGGAGGCACTTGGAGGCACCTGGGCAGAAAGGGGAGG
Encoded proteins:
- the FUB11_1 gene encoding Efflux pump FUB11, which codes for MSASNPDTESKVVPAVDTVAPNAAVDASPIVVSLTPDDPEHPANFSPSKKALNTAIAAYVLFLTAIMATSVGVMTPSGMAWFGVSRTAYALSLTVYMVPMAVFSLVFAPLSEVWGRAGVYRVAMVVNTLAFIPQIWTHSYPALLVTRFIQGTALAAGNALVGGTIADMYAPRERGLAMNMMALANYAGNSLGGAAFGFVAMKLGVQWCYGIQALACVVSVVLNYAFMVETRAEAIAARKAARLTASTGRLHVGAHQLEAKSLAHLARTAVLRPLTFLCTEPIVTAMSLWIGFAWSCIYLGSSATLAVFGQYGWNAGLTGLSLLSTLVGGLLGFASNFHQERIYRRAVASGAATPEVRLYWSASGGLLFPACMYAYAWTGRPSVPWIVPAIFLSGAMWGVYIMYCGVVNYFADAYETYSSSAQAAHSFVRGFMAGTLPLAAGVMYNHLGYPQASTLVASISTALAAAPLALIFVGPKLRARSKTAVAIAGSWGQEWSDVVVVSRQ